Within the Medicago truncatula cultivar Jemalong A17 chromosome 4, MtrunA17r5.0-ANR, whole genome shotgun sequence genome, the region TTCAATCTTAAGTCACTTGGCACATGGGTTAtctatcatcatttttttttttttttttttccctactttatttaaaaaagtaataatatttcTGCATTATTGAGTTTTGACAATTGATTTTGAGTGTCtagaagataattttttttttgtataaaaaaggTTGGTATGATTTTGagtgtataaaaaataattttttatactatatatcagctatatatatatataagctagtaagacattttgtcaaaaaaaaaaaaacaaaaaagaagaagctaGTAAGACATATGCAAGGAAATCAAACCATAATTtaactatatttaatttaattacgaACCTTCTTTAAGCCCATAACGTCTGAAAGTTCCTTCAACATCTCTGTGATCTCCTTCTCATTGTTTTCCTTTGTATTGTCTGTGGGATCTCCAATCTGATCTTCacaataatcatcatcacatacAGATTCAGATTCTCCATCTTTAAGAATGGCTTCATCACTTATTTCCTATGAATAAAtgcaaaaaaacaaagaaaagaaagttaTACACATACTCAATATGACTATGACTaactcaaactcaaaatcatatGTATTATATAATAGATACGTTATTGCAATTGGATTTTACCAAATCAGAATTAGAAGGCCAATTTTCTCCTGACTCCTCCATTAATTTTGTGGAAATTATGCTATTATATAAAGTTAATTTTGTGCCAAGAATATTATGTAAGATAATTGTGTGGAAGAATGAAAGTACAGTGTGGATAAGAGGTGGGTTGAGTTGTTAATAGGAGGGAGAGAATGAGAGagtgatgaaaagaaaaaaacaagagaaGGGTGGTTGAGGTAGTGGAGGTGAGTAATATATTGAGTACTATGGAGCAACTCACTTCATCATCTTGAGTTTGTCATTGTCATATtgagtgtgtatatataatattgtttcaaattattataTGTTAAGATTATCCACTTGCTAAAAAGAGTAAGTTTTGGCCACAATctcaaatcaaaattatttgaatGTACACAAATGGaaataattaaagataaattatttCGCTTTTAATTTCCTGAATTGTTGATGTGTgctcaaataatttttatttgtggTTGTATACAAGTAAGTATTAAATTCATATTAGTTAAAGATAATTAGTTCGAATCATATTGTCCAAGTGAGAATCTTATTGACggataataaataattatatttgtaaatgATTTTGGAttctcaaaatttatttttttgatactAGTGAGTCTCATCATCATTCAACTTGCCTTAActaatcttatttataaaaagattAAGGATTTTAGTCCCTTGCTTCACATGTTTTAGGGTTGATTTCCTCATTCATGATTGAGGCTTATTCAGATTGGaacaaaaaatttgttaaaacctttttatttcagtttGATTGATCAAatgtattttgtattttttgattgataaaatgaaaaatccCTTCAGCACAAGATGTATCGGAGCAACTTAACAAAAGAACATAGTCACACTACAAGTaacaacaatcaacaaaaaggagAAACTAGGAAACAACAGTTAAGCATGGAATATGTATGCCTccataaatgataataaaaatcgAACATAATATAAGTCGATTTCAATCACCAGaaagattgaaatttaattttcccGCTTAACGATTGTAAATGTTCGTCCTTAAGCTgaatttttttccaatttctCGCTTTCCAGATGACCCAAACCACTGAAACCCAAATAATATTAAGAGCCAACAAAACATTTTTCGAGAATCCACCTAACCCAACAAAGCGCACTAAGTGATGTAACCACCCgatttttgttataattattttatttatgtgtttAATTGCATgtatgtgtgtttggtttgggaTTAGTAGATTTTGAAGCGAGaaaggtattttggtcatttgacgaGTAAAGGTAAATTAATAATTTcagaataaatattatttttagtgtttcagTGATAATATATCTTTACTAAGCTACTATAGTAACTTTGTcaaaatgaagttttatgatCGGATAACTTGCAAATGGCTTGTATATATACATGATAACGTGGTGAGATAAGAAGGAATCAATGATTGATTGTCATGTAATGTGTTGGTTATCATGATGTTGTGAATTGTCTGTCTTTTATGCGATTTGAGTTTTGTGAAACGTTTGTTGTTTCCTTGTGGTGATAGTTGATGATGGTGAATATGTTGATGACTCTTTATTGATTATGACTTTTTAAATTGTATGGATGTAAATGCTTGATGATGCAATGGTGAACTTTGATGAAGATATTATATGATGGAGTGAATTGTATAATATAGAATTAGTGATTTGTGCATGTCGAGTCTTTACTTGTAAGTCCATGCATTCATAGTCATGTCGAGTCCTTGGTGAAGAACGTAGGAGAGAAGCTACGTTATTTGTTGAAGAACAAAATCGGAGAGAAATTACGTTAGTGGATTCATACCGTAAAATTATCTCTGGAATCCAATTAGTACCACATGTGTGTAGAAgtgtctagaacattgcatgcactTGAAAATGGTGAAATGTGTCATACTAGAATATGTGACATCGGTGAATATGTGCAtcgtttttattttaccaatcaaaccaacccaaaccaaaacacaacataagaaaaacattaattaaatctaTGTCAATGTCACCTAGGCAAATACTCATAAAAACTCaatgaaaacttttataaatttctcTTCTTAAGTTTGTTCTTcgctttttatttaaaaaatgtgtttagagctacttgaacttttagagaataataaaaTCTTAACTTTTACATTTCTTACCGTCTAGGATTACTTTTTGTCCACgtttttaatttggtctatgtTTAGGAATGGTAAAAAGGATCAACCCGCCCCGCCCCGTCAATAACCCGTCTAGAAAGAGGCGGAGCGGGGCGGGGCGGGGCAAATAGATATGTAGGGTTGAAAATCTCACCCCGTCCTATTTTATAGGGGACCGAAGGGTTGGCGGGCTGACCTGTcaatgttctttcaaaaaataatgattaaaaactTCACATAAAAGAGTACTGTTGTAAATGTGATATTATAAGTTACTACTCATTCTATTTCATAATAAGTGAgtcatttgaagaaaaaaatcattctaaaaaaattgaccagtttcactttttaatacaataataatttattttttttcaattgtaattttaattaatactattttcaTCGCTCTCAATTTAATGTATTCAACTTTACAGGacactaaaaatcattttttctttctttcacttatacattttttcttaatatgtgtgaaatgaataAAACACCTACTAATAATGGGGCGAAAGGAGTGATATTATACGAAGAGAATGATAGAGATAAAATACAGTGGTTAATGGTTGTTGAATATTTATGGGCATCTAATTATAAGAcctaaaatttttttttaggaagtgCTAAAAGAATTTGATTAGTGCTACATGTATATGTAcgtattattgtaaaataaacgttaagggtccgtttggttcaacgaaggggaggggaggggaagtgTTTTAATGGAGGGGagggaaagggagggaagggaaagggagatatttcaattaaatatatgtttggttcaaatgatggaaggggaggggaggggagggattttaatcaaatatatgtttggttcacgAGGGtaggggagggattttaaaacaaaattacttttttatccctataatattaaaatagtatcacaatttttaaattattcacttcataaaaaattaaacataaaaactcAGTAACGAAAACTCCATAAATAATCATACACAAAACTTCTGACAAGATATTGGGTATTCATAAATATTAGAGCACTGACTTATAAAATAATGtaggaaaatataaaaatatttataaaaaaattattgttagaactgatttataaaatatatttataaaaaatccagcacaaaatttgttgataaagttttaatatataatactattaaaaaaatattaaataaaaaaaatgagaacaacGTTAGTACAAAAAAATTtctcgtaaaaaaaatattagaagagAAGAATATGTGGTTCtacttaaaaaaagaagaagaaaaggatgagaTAGGCAAGATAAGAAAAAAGGGTAATAAGCAATATATTGaaaacacttaaatttttaataaggacgatttcgttatttaaaaataaatatgaggataattatgtcaacgtaattaaaatatcattaactcatttatctttccctcccctcccctccaaaaagCTCCAATTTGAGGGGAGCAATAAATGAGTTTTTGAGGGATTTTGCTCCCCTTCCTctcactcccctccccttctaaaaattgaaccaaacacaacaaatttaaaatattatcttcccttccctcccctccccatCAAAACcccgaaccaaacggaccctaagcATGCAACATGCATCTGCAACCATGTTGGAAGCATGGGAAGGTAAACGTGGTACACGTGATTCGTGCTATAACCCTACTAAAATTCGATATCACATGTaccttattatttattttgtttcaaatgtttttttccttcaatgaAGTAGATAAGTTACTTATCCacgcaaattttttttttttgttttggaaggAGTTTATCTTATCCATGCAGATATAATGACA harbors:
- the LOC11429339 gene encoding transcription factor bHLH19 isoform X2; the protein is MEESGENWPSNSDLEISDEAILKDGESESVCDDDYCEDQIGDPTDNTKENNEKEITEMLKELSDVMGLKKMDELSIIEQARDYLATLQERVRELEEEAGSNICTNKRTKLSSNITLPEVKAKVLQKDVLVIVHCEKQNDG